The Pseudomonas multiresinivorans DNA window AGCGCGGCGCACGCATCACCCTCGAACCCCTGGGCGAATGCCTCTACGGCGTGGAAACGCGCCAGGTGTTCTGCCCGCGCCATCCGCGCGATCGCTGACCCGCTCACAGCTGCAACGCCGGCTTGGCCGCTGCCGTGGGTGTCGACGCCTCGACGGCCGCAGAAGCCGGCGCCTGCGTCTTCTCCGGTTGCGTTTGCTGCGGCTCGACCAGCTTCGCGCCCGAGGCCGAGTAATGCACCTGCGCGTAGCTCTCGCCGAAGATTTCCCGGTAGAGGCTCTCCGCCCTGTGGGTCAGCAGGAGGATCTCGATGCGCCGGTTGGCCCCGCTCTCCGGGTCCTCCGGACGTAGCGGCATGACGTCGGCCTGGGCCGCCACCTGCAGCACGTGGCCCGCCGGCAGGCCGCTGTCGACCATCACGTTGCGCGCGCGCAGGGCGCGGTCGCCGGAGAGGTTCCAGTTGTTGTAGCCATCGGGCCGGCGGTACTGCACCGCATCGGTGTGGCCGCTGAGGATCAGCTTGTTCTGCACCTTGGACAGCACGCCGGACAGCGCGCCGAGCAGCGTCTGGAAATGCGGATCGAGGGTCGCCTGGCCACGGGCGAACATGAAGCGCTGCTGGTCGTCCTTGATCAGGATGCGCAACCCCTGCGGCACAACCGTCACCTCGATGTTGGCCAGCGCATCGACCTTGCCGGATACCTCGCGGATCAGCTCGGCCAGCTCACGCAGGTCCTCGTTGCTGTCGTACTGGCGGCCATCCTGTTGCGCGCTGGAATCCTCCGCCTGCTCGCCGGCCTTGCCCTGCTTGCCGGCGTCCAGGGCGAGTTGCGGTGCCGGTTTCTCGGGCGTCTTGATCGGTTGCGGCATGCCGTCGAGTTCGGCGGGCGTGCGGCTGGCGCCATCGAACACGCCGGCGCCGCCATCCACCACCGGGTTGGCATCCTGGTCGCCCACCGCCACCGGCTGTAGCTCGGTCTGCGGGTGGACGATCCACAGCACCATGAACAGCGCCATCATCGCCAGGGTGAAGTCGGCGAAGGCGACTTTCCAGGCGCCGCCATGCTCTTCATCGTGGCCCTTCTTGCTGCGGCGCTTGATGATGATTTCGCCATGTTTGTCGGCACGCTTCTTCATGCGGCGTCCCGCTCTTCCTCATAGCGGGTGACCCAGGTCTCCAGCTGTTTGAAGGCCGGCTTCACGTCCTGTTCGATCAGCTTGCGACCGGCGTCCACCGCCAGCAGCGTCGGCTTGCCAGCGACGTGCGCGACCAGGGTGGTGCGCACGCACTCCAGTGCCGACAGCTCGGTCTTGATCCGCTGGGCCATGGCGTTGGAGAGCGGGTCCATCAGGCAGTAGCAGACGAAGATGCCGAAGAAGGTGCCCACCAGCGCGGCGGCCACGTGGGCGCCGATCTCGGCCACCGAGCCGCCGATGTTGCCCATGGTGATGATGATCCCCAGGATCGCCGCGAGGATGCCGAAGCCGGGCATCGCCTCACCGACCTTGTGCAGCGACTTGGACGGTTGCAGCAGCGCGTGCTCCATGGCGTCCAGTTCCTGTTCGAGGAAACCTTCGAGTTCGTGGGCGCTGATCTTGCCCATGGCCATCAGGCGGAAGTTGTCGGCGATGAATGCCATCAGGTTCTTTTCCTGGAGGATCAACGGGTAGCGGGCGAACAGATCGCTCTGGTCCGGCTCCTCGATGTGCGCATCGAGCACCTTCAGGCCGCCGACGTCGACCATCTCCAGCAACTCGTAGAGGAGCATCAGCAGCTGCCGCTGGAATTCCTCGCCGCGGCGTTTGAAGACGAACACGCCCTTGATCTGCGAGCACATTTCCAGCAGCACTTCGCGCGGGTTGGCGACCACCAGCGAGCCCAGGCCGGCGCCGAGGATGATGAGCATCTCCGCCGGCTGCCAGAGTGCGCGCATGTCGCCATGGGCCATGGCGTAGCCGCCGAGCACGGCGGCGATGATGATCAGGGCGCCGATGATTTTCTGCATGGTTATGGGTTCTTCAGAGAGTGTCGGGGTCGTTGAGGAAACGGCTGCACTTGCCGATCGCCTGCTTCATCAGCTGGCAGATGCGCGCATCGGTCAGCTCCAGCACCAGGGCGATTTCCTTGAGGTTCAGTTCGTGCTGGTAATACAGGTTGAGGATCAGCCGCTCGCGTTCATTGAGGCGCTCCAGCGCCTGGGCCAGCAGGCGCTCCTTGAGCACGCGCTCTTCCAGCGCATCGCCGCTGGCCTGCACGCCGTCGTGGCCGCTCTGCAACAACGCGTCGAAGCTCTCGATGGCCTCGGAGGATTCGGCGCGCAGGTAATCCTGGTAGCCCGCCTCGTCCAGGCCGGTGGCGGCGAGCACTTCCTCGTCGCTGGGCACGCGGCCGAGTTGGCGCGCCAGCGCGCGGATCGCATCGCGCACCTTGTGCGCCTGCTGCCGCACCTGGCGTGGGCGCCAGTCCTGCCGGCGCAGTTCGTCGAGAATGGCACCGCGAATGCGCAGCGCGGCGAAGCGGCCGAACTGCTCGTCCGGCTCGCCGTAGCGGCGCAGGCCTTCGAGCAGGCCCATCAGGCCGATCTGCTCCATGTCCTCGCGGTCCAGCACCTGGTTGGCCTGCAGCGACAGCTGGCTGACGATGCGTCGCACCAGCGGCAGGTACTGCATCATCCAGCGCTGCTCGACCGCCGGTGACAGGCGCGCGTGGCCGCCTTCGGGGCTGTCGTAGCCGCCGACGCCACTGGCATGGCCGTGAGCAGGATCGCGAAGGGCGTGCATGGCGGCCTACTGGACGATCATCTTGCTGAGCAGCACGTGCTCGAAGGGCACCACGACCTTGCGCGCGGCGAAGTCGTCGATCACCGCCTTCTCCAGGCGCGTCTGCACCTCGCCGATGGGCATGGCGCGCAGCACTTCGAACTTCTCCGGCGTCAGGTTGGCGACCACCGAGCTGCGCACCATGGGCGCGACGCTCTCCAGCTTCTTGCGCTCCTGCTCGGCCCTGGCCTGCAGCACCAGGTCGATCACGAAGTAGTGCTCGCGATCCTCGCCACGGGAGCTGACGATGATCTTCTCCACCGGCACGAAGAGGTACTCGGCGCTCTCCTGCTCTTCCTCTGTTGCATCTTCCTTGGCTGCCTCCTTGTCGGAAGCGGTGGCGGCCGGGGCGAGGCTGGCGGACCTGATCATCTTGTAATTGACGAACACGCCGCCCAGCACGACGGCGATATTCACGATGAGCATCAGTAGAACGAGACGCGGCGTGGACATGGGGTTTCTCGAAAAATCCTGTAGGAGTGAGGGCCGCTGGCGGCCTACACGGTAATCAGTACATCGCTGTCGCCACGCGGCGCGGAACGCTCGCCCGCCTGCGCATCACGCGGGTTGGCGGCGACCGTGAGCTGTTCTTCGGCAAAGCGCTGGCGGTTCTGCTGGCCCTGCTGGCCGGACTGCGAATCGGAGGAGACCTGTACGTTGACCTGCAGGAAGTTCTGCCCGACCAGCTCCTGGCGCAGGCGCTCACTGGTGTTCTGCAGCAGGCGCACGACATCGCCGTTGGACGCGGAAATCTGCACGTTGAGCTGGCCGGCCTCATGGCGCACGAGGATCTCCAGGGCGCCCAGTTCCGGCGGGTCCAGGCGAATCGTGGCGTTCTGCACACGCTGGCCGAGCTGCAGCTCGACGTTGTCGCGCAGGGCGCTGACCATCTGCTCGCCCCAGTGGGCCTCGTTGCTGCCCTTGAGGTGCAGCGGCTTGTCGAACAGCGGCGACGCCGGTGCAGCAGACGAGGCTGGCGTGCTGCTGTCGGTCGCCGGAAGACGCGAGTCGAGCGCGCCGGCGGGCAACGTCGGTACGGAGGATTCCGGAGTCTGTACGGCAGCAGCCAGGTGCTGTTGCAGCAACGTCTGCGCCTGGCTCTGGGTCGCCTCGCGCGGTGCCGGCTGTGTGGGTGCGGCCGGCTCTTCGGGCAGCTCGGCGGGCGGCAGCAGCACGTCTTCGGGCTTCACTGCGGCGGGCGCTGGCTGCGCCTGGCCATCCACGGTCTGGGTGGCAAAACCGGCCACCTGGGTGTGGGTCCGGGCCGGCGGGTTATCCCGCGCCTGCACCACCAGCCCGGCCTGGCCGAGCATGCCGGCGAGCCAGTTTTCCGCGCCGGAGGGCGATGCTTCTTCGCTTGTCCGGCCCTGCGTATCGTCGTCGCGGGTATCGACGGGCAACGCCTCTGGCGGCAGCGCAGCGTTGGCTTGCTGCACCGGCTCCTCGGCCTGCGCGGTATCGAACTGGGCAAGAAACGACTGCACGCTGATGGTTCGCTCGCCGGCATTCGACTGTGCAGGCGGCTGCGCGCGGAATCCCGCCACAGCGGCACTGTCGGCGCCGTCGCGGCGCGAGTCCTGCGAACGCGCGTCGGCCACCGGGCGTGCAGCGCGGTCCGTGGTCGGCAGTGATTGGGTCGGCAACTGGATCACGGTCTATCGACCCTCCTGGTACGTATCCACCTGCATGTACGCCGAGCGACCCTCGGCGTATTCCAGGTGCGAGAGCAGCAGGCGGCGCAGGCGCTCGCACTCTTCGGCACAAGCCTGCGACGCCTGCTCGTGCAGGCGCTTCAGGTGCTTCTTGGCCAGCAGCACGTCGGCGGCCAGCCCGGTCTGCGATGACATCGCTACCAGTTGCGCGCGGATCGCCAGGTCGACCTGCCCCATGGCTTTCCAGTCCTTGCGCTGCAGCGCCGCACCGAGCCGCTCGTACAGCTCGAGCAGGCGCCGGCGATCATCCACGTGCGGCACTCACGCCCTCCCAGCCTTCGCGCAGGATGCCCAGCAGGCGCACGACCTCATCTATCCCGGCGACCTCCATCGACACGCTGACGTCGGAGAGCCGGTAGATGCAGTAGTCATACAGGCGCGCCAGGCCCTGCACGGTCTCACCGCCGTTCTCGTAGTCGAGCGCGCCGTTGAGGCCGTTGAGGATGTTCAGGCACTTCTCCAGCGAGCGGCCTTTCTGCTGGTAGCGCTTGTGCTCGATGTGGCCGCGGGCGCGGGCCAGTTCGTCGAGCAGGCCGTCGAACAGCACCAGCACCAGTTCGTAGGGCGAAGACGAGGCGGCCTTGGATTCCAGGTCGATCATCCGGTAGCTGTCGTAGCTTTCGTTCATGCCGTAGGCGCTCATCCGAACATCCCGCTGGTCTGACTCATCGACTGCATGACCTGCATCATCGAGGTGTATTGCTTGAGGTAGCGCGCGTAGTAGGTGTCGTACTGCTTCTGCAGATTGTCGTAGTCGTCGTTGACGCGGCGCAGGCTGTTGTTCAGGGCGTCCTTGCGGTTCTTCATCACACCGTTGGTGCTGTTGGTGTAGACGGCGACCCCCTTGTCGAGGCTGTCGAGCAGGTTGCCCTTGCCCATGAACAGCTTGTCCAGGCCTTCCGGATCGCTGGCGATGGCCTTTTCGAAGCGCGTGGCGTCGAGGGTCAGCTTGCCGCTGCGGTCGGCGCTGATGCCGAAGTTGATCAGGTTGGCGCCGCCGAAGGTGGTGCGGACCATCTGGTTCAGCGCGTTGTCGATGGCGCGCACGCTGGAGTCGCCAGCCAGGGCCCCACGAGCATTGCCGTTCTGGTCGCCGGCGGCGGTCAGGCTGTCGATCTGGCTGGCCAGGGCATTGAAGGCGTCGATGAAGGTCTGCACCTTCTTCTTGGTCTCGCTCTGGTCCTGTGCCACGGTCATGGTGATGGCCGCCTCACCGGACTTCTGCGCCTGGGTGAAGGTGACGCTGACGCCGTCGATGATGTTGTCGAAGGTGTTGCTGGCGTTGCTCAGCAGCATGCCGCTCTCACCGCCCAGGCGGACACGGGCGTCCTGTGCCTTGGACAGCTCCTGCGGATTGCCGATGGCGCTCTCGAAGGCACTGTTGCCGCTGTCGGTACCGCTTAGCGACAGACCGATGGCGTTCGCCGCGCCGGACTTGTCCGCGCCCAGCACCAGCGAGACCTGGCCGTTGCTGCGCACCAGGGTGGCCTTGACGCCGGTGTTGTCGGTGGCCTTGTTGATTGCCGCAGCCAGTTCGTCCAGCGAGTTGCTGCCGTCGCCGTCGGTGTCGATCTTGCTCAGGTCGATGTCGAAGGACTTGCCGTTCTGGCTGAGCGTCAACGTACCCTGGGTGTCGATGTCGCCGGCCTGGAGGCCGGAGAACGACAGCTGATGGCTGGTGGCGAGCTGCTCGACGAAGAAGTCGTAGCTGCCGGGCACGGCGGTCTTGTCCACCTTGGCGGTCAGGTAGCCGTCCTTGCTCAGGGTGGCGCTGTTGACCAGCATGCTGGTCTTGCTGCCAGTCACGCCCTGCAGGTTCTTCACCGCCGTGGAGAAGCTCTTGAGCGCCGACTCCAGGGAAGTCACCGCAGTCAGCTGGGACTGGTACGAAGACTTATTGCGATCCGCCTTGCTCAGGCCGTTCTGCACTTCGTACGTGGCCAGTTGCTGGGCCATCTGTTTGACGTAATCGGAATCTATGGTCGCCATCTGAATCCACCTCTTTGTGCCCCCTCTGCATAAGGTCAGGAGCAATTACGATGCCAATGCCGTAAGTCCCGCCATTCAAGGCTTTGCGGGCTTCCCGGGGAGAAGGCTGACTTCCGCCCGGCGTGGTTTGGCGCGCAGCGGGAAGCGGCATTTCCGCCTGCCGAAAGTGCACCTTGATGCAGGGAAAGAGCGACCGTAGGGAGGGA harbors:
- a CDS encoding FliA/WhiG family RNA polymerase sigma factor, yielding MHALRDPAHGHASGVGGYDSPEGGHARLSPAVEQRWMMQYLPLVRRIVSQLSLQANQVLDREDMEQIGLMGLLEGLRRYGEPDEQFGRFAALRIRGAILDELRRQDWRPRQVRQQAHKVRDAIRALARQLGRVPSDEEVLAATGLDEAGYQDYLRAESSEAIESFDALLQSGHDGVQASGDALEERVLKERLLAQALERLNERERLILNLYYQHELNLKEIALVLELTDARICQLMKQAIGKCSRFLNDPDTL
- the fliS gene encoding flagellar export chaperone FliS codes for the protein MSAYGMNESYDSYRMIDLESKAASSSPYELVLVLFDGLLDELARARGHIEHKRYQQKGRSLEKCLNILNGLNGALDYENGGETVQGLARLYDYCIYRLSDVSVSMEVAGIDEVVRLLGILREGWEGVSAARG
- a CDS encoding OmpA family protein: MKKRADKHGEIIIKRRSKKGHDEEHGGAWKVAFADFTLAMMALFMVLWIVHPQTELQPVAVGDQDANPVVDGGAGVFDGASRTPAELDGMPQPIKTPEKPAPQLALDAGKQGKAGEQAEDSSAQQDGRQYDSNEDLRELAELIREVSGKVDALANIEVTVVPQGLRILIKDDQQRFMFARGQATLDPHFQTLLGALSGVLSKVQNKLILSGHTDAVQYRRPDGYNNWNLSGDRALRARNVMVDSGLPAGHVLQVAAQADVMPLRPEDPESGANRRIEILLLTHRAESLYREIFGESYAQVHYSASGAKLVEPQQTQPEKTQAPASAAVEASTPTAAAKPALQL
- a CDS encoding flagellar hook-length control protein FliK, translating into MIQLPTQSLPTTDRAARPVADARSQDSRRDGADSAAVAGFRAQPPAQSNAGERTISVQSFLAQFDTAQAEEPVQQANAALPPEALPVDTRDDDTQGRTSEEASPSGAENWLAGMLGQAGLVVQARDNPPARTHTQVAGFATQTVDGQAQPAPAAVKPEDVLLPPAELPEEPAAPTQPAPREATQSQAQTLLQQHLAAAVQTPESSVPTLPAGALDSRLPATDSSTPASSAAPASPLFDKPLHLKGSNEAHWGEQMVSALRDNVELQLGQRVQNATIRLDPPELGALEILVRHEAGQLNVQISASNGDVVRLLQNTSERLRQELVGQNFLQVNVQVSSDSQSGQQGQQNRQRFAEEQLTVAANPRDAQAGERSAPRGDSDVLITV
- the fliD gene encoding flagellar filament capping protein FliD, with translation MATIDSDYVKQMAQQLATYEVQNGLSKADRNKSSYQSQLTAVTSLESALKSFSTAVKNLQGVTGSKTSMLVNSATLSKDGYLTAKVDKTAVPGSYDFFVEQLATSHQLSFSGLQAGDIDTQGTLTLSQNGKSFDIDLSKIDTDGDGSNSLDELAAAINKATDNTGVKATLVRSNGQVSLVLGADKSGAANAIGLSLSGTDSGNSAFESAIGNPQELSKAQDARVRLGGESGMLLSNASNTFDNIIDGVSVTFTQAQKSGEAAITMTVAQDQSETKKKVQTFIDAFNALASQIDSLTAAGDQNGNARGALAGDSSVRAIDNALNQMVRTTFGGANLINFGISADRSGKLTLDATRFEKAIASDPEGLDKLFMGKGNLLDSLDKGVAVYTNSTNGVMKNRKDALNNSLRRVNDDYDNLQKQYDTYYARYLKQYTSMMQVMQSMSQTSGMFG
- a CDS encoding flagellar basal body-associated FliL family protein, which produces MSTPRLVLLMLIVNIAVVLGGVFVNYKMIRSASLAPAATASDKEAAKEDATEEEQESAEYLFVPVEKIIVSSRGEDREHYFVIDLVLQARAEQERKKLESVAPMVRSSVVANLTPEKFEVLRAMPIGEVQTRLEKAVIDDFAARKVVVPFEHVLLSKMIVQ
- the motA gene encoding flagellar motor stator protein MotA, translating into MQKIIGALIIIAAVLGGYAMAHGDMRALWQPAEMLIILGAGLGSLVVANPREVLLEMCSQIKGVFVFKRRGEEFQRQLLMLLYELLEMVDVGGLKVLDAHIEEPDQSDLFARYPLILQEKNLMAFIADNFRLMAMGKISAHELEGFLEQELDAMEHALLQPSKSLHKVGEAMPGFGILAAILGIIITMGNIGGSVAEIGAHVAAALVGTFFGIFVCYCLMDPLSNAMAQRIKTELSALECVRTTLVAHVAGKPTLLAVDAGRKLIEQDVKPAFKQLETWVTRYEEERDAA